The proteins below come from a single Pedobacter aquae genomic window:
- a CDS encoding acetylxylan esterase gives MNNSILKFKNLTFILLGFLFIANVQAQTHKSTNLTLAVTADKPDWVYKIGEQPKFKITAMQDGKQLKNVKVKYELGPEKMPAIKKDSLVLTHGEAVVIASSLAEPGFLRITVTTQSGDKVIKSLATAAFAPEAIKPTITLPDDFKTFWTKAIKDLEKVPFDVKLEALKERSTATVDVYQLNIQNIGASRIYGILCVPKKEGKYPAVLKVPGAGVRPYNGDIALAEKGFITLEIGIHGIPVNLNTDVYNDLRAGALAGYPSFNLDNKNSFYYKRVYLGCIRALDYLASHPAYDGTNLAVQGGSQGGALSIVTAALDKRIKYLVAFYPALSDVTGYLFNRAGGWPHYFNATSVTQNNTKAKLETCQYYDVVNFAKQLKVPGFYSWGFNDETCPPTSMYAAYNSISAAKELAIYKETGHNTVEAQREQATNWLISMLKK, from the coding sequence ATGAATAATTCAATTCTTAAGTTTAAAAACTTAACATTCATCTTGTTAGGCTTTTTATTCATTGCCAACGTACAGGCACAAACCCATAAGTCTACAAATCTTACTTTAGCTGTTACCGCTGATAAACCTGATTGGGTTTATAAAATAGGTGAGCAACCTAAGTTTAAAATTACCGCAATGCAAGACGGTAAGCAGCTTAAAAATGTAAAAGTAAAGTACGAGCTTGGTCCAGAAAAAATGCCCGCTATTAAAAAAGACTCTTTAGTGTTAACTCATGGCGAGGCAGTGGTAATTGCTAGCTCTTTAGCAGAACCAGGTTTTTTAAGAATCACGGTAACTACACAGTCTGGTGATAAAGTCATTAAAAGTTTAGCCACAGCAGCTTTTGCACCAGAAGCTATAAAACCAACCATTACTTTGCCAGATGATTTTAAAACCTTTTGGACAAAAGCCATAAAAGATTTAGAAAAAGTACCTTTTGATGTAAAGCTAGAAGCTTTAAAAGAGCGTTCAACCGCTACGGTTGATGTGTACCAATTAAATATCCAAAACATTGGTGCTTCAAGAATTTACGGTATTTTATGTGTACCTAAAAAGGAAGGAAAATATCCAGCCGTTTTAAAAGTTCCGGGTGCAGGGGTAAGGCCTTACAATGGTGATATTGCTTTAGCTGAAAAAGGATTTATCACACTTGAAATAGGCATACATGGTATTCCGGTTAACCTAAATACCGATGTTTATAACGATTTAAGAGCCGGAGCATTAGCAGGTTATCCTAGCTTTAATTTAGACAATAAAAACAGCTTTTATTACAAAAGGGTTTATTTAGGATGTATCAGAGCTTTAGATTATTTAGCCAGTCATCCGGCTTATGATGGTACTAACTTAGCCGTACAAGGCGGTAGCCAAGGTGGTGCATTATCTATTGTAACAGCTGCATTAGATAAAAGAATAAAATATTTGGTTGCATTTTATCCCGCTTTAAGCGATGTTACAGGCTATTTATTTAACAGAGCAGGAGGCTGGCCGCATTATTTCAATGCTACATCTGTTACACAAAATAATACCAAAGCAAAATTAGAAACCTGCCAATATTATGATGTGGTAAATTTTGCTAAGCAATTAAAAGTACCTGGCTTTTACAGTTGGGGTTTTAATGATGAAACTTGTCCGCCAACCTCTATGTATGCAGCTTATAACAGCATCAGCGCAGCAAAAGAGCTGGCTATTTACAAAGAAACAGGTCATAATACTGTAGAAGCTCAAAGAGAGCAAGCTACCAATTGGCTTATCAGTATGTTAAAAAAATAG
- a CDS encoding glycoside hydrolase family 127 protein has product MIRKIIIYSFFFVGTQFTAQAQQKAQLFPLSAVKLEDQLFLKAQQNNLKYILALEPDRLLAPFLKEAGLKPKAAMYGNWETSGLGGQTAGHYLSSLALMYAATGEPELLKRLDYMLNELALCQQKNANGYVGGVPDGLAMWADVAKGKLEVANFALNKKWVPWYNIHKLYAGLIDAYVIAQRPEAKQILVKLSDWCLNIIANLSDEQMQNMLRCEHGGMNEVLADVAAITGDDKYLVAAKRFSHQFILEPLLQQKDALTGLHANTQIPKVIGFMRIAELTQNDSWKNASKFFWETVVNNRSVVIGGNSVREHFNKTDDFAELIYHKEGPETCNSYNMLKLSKHLFQDQPQAGYLDFYEKTTYNHILASQHPEHGGFVYLTPMRAQHYRVYSKPELAFWCCVGTGIENHAKYGELIYAHQQNDVFVNLFIASTLHWKEKGLTLKQETKFPFQESSTLTLQLAKPQSFTLYIRKPYWVKSNQLAVLVNQKPVEAKLAANGYVAIKRNWKNNDKISLTLPMETQLESLPDHSSWVAFRHGPIVLASATSKQDLEGLIADDSRKGHIANGPLYSVADAPVLISEQKNFKPQLEIIDKDKLIFGAAKYIHQDKYKNLKLIPFFNLHDARYMLYWPVSSIQSLEENRKKWLAEEQKVLPLETATIDFVAPGEQQSEVDHAFEGQETENGLFRDRRFRATKAWFSYELKNENKQAKKLRVTYYGADVAKGLQIFVNDKMLQKVVLNGDKGEKFFDEEYIIPADILENAKSLKVKFVNTENARPVKVFFIRLLK; this is encoded by the coding sequence ATGATACGTAAAATTATCATCTATTCTTTCTTCTTTGTGGGTACACAATTTACCGCACAAGCGCAGCAAAAAGCTCAGTTATTTCCACTTTCGGCGGTTAAACTAGAAGACCAACTTTTCTTAAAAGCGCAGCAAAATAATTTAAAATATATTCTGGCTTTAGAGCCCGATAGACTCTTAGCTCCGTTCTTAAAAGAAGCCGGGCTTAAACCCAAAGCAGCTATGTATGGCAATTGGGAAACCAGTGGTTTGGGTGGGCAAACGGCTGGTCATTATCTTTCTTCGCTTGCGCTGATGTATGCCGCCACAGGAGAACCCGAGTTGCTAAAGCGTTTAGATTATATGCTAAATGAATTGGCACTATGTCAGCAAAAAAATGCAAACGGCTATGTAGGCGGTGTGCCGGATGGTTTAGCCATGTGGGCCGATGTAGCAAAAGGCAAATTGGAAGTAGCCAACTTCGCTTTAAACAAAAAGTGGGTGCCATGGTACAACATACATAAACTTTATGCGGGTTTAATAGATGCTTATGTGATAGCACAGAGGCCAGAAGCTAAGCAGATATTGGTAAAACTAAGCGATTGGTGTTTAAATATCATCGCCAATTTAAGCGATGAGCAAATGCAAAACATGCTACGTTGCGAGCATGGCGGGATGAACGAAGTTTTAGCAGATGTAGCAGCCATTACTGGCGATGATAAATATTTAGTGGCGGCTAAGCGTTTTTCGCATCAATTTATTTTAGAACCTTTATTGCAGCAGAAAGATGCGCTTACCGGTTTACATGCCAATACACAAATCCCTAAAGTAATTGGCTTTATGCGTATTGCAGAGCTTACACAAAATGATAGCTGGAAAAATGCATCTAAGTTTTTTTGGGAAACCGTAGTCAATAATAGAAGTGTGGTAATTGGAGGCAATAGTGTAAGAGAGCATTTCAATAAAACCGATGATTTTGCTGAACTTATTTACCATAAAGAAGGTCCTGAAACATGCAATAGTTATAACATGTTGAAACTAAGTAAGCATTTATTTCAAGACCAACCGCAAGCTGGCTATTTAGATTTTTACGAGAAAACTACTTACAACCATATCTTAGCATCGCAACACCCAGAGCATGGCGGTTTTGTTTATTTAACGCCTATGCGGGCGCAACATTACAGGGTTTATTCTAAACCCGAGCTTGCTTTTTGGTGCTGTGTAGGTACAGGTATAGAAAATCATGCAAAATATGGCGAGTTGATTTATGCTCATCAGCAAAATGATGTATTTGTAAACCTATTTATTGCTTCTACCCTCCATTGGAAAGAAAAAGGCTTAACATTGAAGCAAGAAACTAAGTTTCCTTTTCAGGAGTCTAGTACCCTAACTTTACAATTAGCAAAACCACAATCTTTTACTTTATACATCAGAAAGCCATATTGGGTAAAAAGCAATCAGTTAGCGGTTTTAGTAAACCAGAAACCTGTAGAGGCTAAACTTGCAGCAAATGGTTATGTGGCTATCAAAAGAAATTGGAAAAATAACGATAAAATAAGCCTAACACTTCCAATGGAAACACAGCTAGAATCTTTACCAGACCATTCTTCTTGGGTGGCTTTTAGGCATGGGCCAATTGTGTTGGCTTCTGCCACTTCTAAGCAAGATTTAGAAGGCTTAATTGCTGATGATTCTAGAAAAGGACATATTGCAAACGGACCTTTATATTCTGTTGCTGATGCTCCTGTGCTTATCTCAGAACAGAAAAATTTCAAACCTCAATTAGAAATTATAGATAAAGATAAACTGATATTTGGTGCCGCTAAGTATATCCACCAGGATAAATATAAAAACCTAAAACTGATTCCATTTTTTAATTTACATGATGCCCGATATATGCTTTATTGGCCCGTAAGCAGTATCCAAAGTTTAGAAGAAAATCGAAAAAAATGGTTAGCAGAAGAGCAAAAAGTCTTGCCTTTAGAAACAGCAACGATAGATTTTGTTGCACCCGGCGAGCAGCAGTCTGAAGTAGACCATGCCTTTGAAGGCCAAGAAACCGAGAACGGCTTGTTTAGAGATAGGCGTTTTAGAGCTACCAAAGCATGGTTTTCTTACGAGCTAAAGAATGAAAATAAGCAGGCTAAAAAACTACGTGTTACTTATTATGGTGCAGATGTAGCTAAAGGACTTCAGATTTTCGTGAATGATAAAATGCTTCAAAAAGTTGTTTTAAACGGAGATAAAGGAGAGAAGTTTTTTGATGAGGAATACATCATCCCAGCTGATATTCTTGAAAATGCAAAATCTTTAAAAGTTAAGTTTGTAAATACAGAAAATGCTAGGCCAGTTAAGGTGTTTTTCATACGACTTTTAAAATAA
- a CDS encoding polysaccharide lyase family 8 super-sandwich domain-containing protein: MQTFVFSLEKSSLAKKMMLLLFLFTSGSVYGQSNLIDVLAVNIKDYYIMNKQQDKNLSLALQNLKIDKQASDQGTIELYEKKEIKKEDVLKIINSQSGNGSWADINYKDEKRGGWEPKLHGDRVLLLTKAYKNPSSAFYNKKEISTAIHKALQFWFLTKPVCLNWWYNEIGLPRTLGPAFVMLKNELSAEELQGAIEVMNNAGFRMTGQNKVWLAGNVLFKSILLNDAQLAQQARDTIVSEIVLTNVEGIKPDYSFHQHGPQQQFGNYGLSFFIGMSMWGRVFNQTPLAFNPEQVGILRNLFSEAYNWLSWKAQFDVNSLGRQFFKNALKNKALGVGFVVADMMLIDPQHQQLYAAYIQRNFGKTTEANALEGHQHFWYSDFTIHRNKDWFSSLKMSSNRVIGGEAGNNENLKGYYLADGAHYIMVDGTEYDDIFPLLDWRKLPGVTCYDAKEALPLLTFKGYQNPSDFVGGLSHANEGISVFSLDRDGLKAKKAWFYTKDGVIALGADIQSGNANAVTSTINQTYLNGKVYVKAKQLEEVSKSKNLNHVDWVYHHKIAYHNLGKLPLSLKIEEQKGSWGEIAKVYNTDKLQTDMFTLFVNHGKQPKAASYAYFIQPAVSLKEVKSYKPNFKVLENSTKAQIINFSKDDKFAFVIYQPYTFSHPKLGNIKFEQAGLYLLAKENAKWNITVADPTQKLSEITFQLKNQTHQIALPKGQALGKSINYLIP, translated from the coding sequence ATGCAAACGTTTGTATTCAGTTTAGAGAAATCTAGCTTGGCAAAAAAAATGATGCTCCTACTGTTTTTATTCACATCAGGTAGCGTATACGGACAGTCTAATCTTATTGATGTTCTTGCAGTAAACATAAAAGACTATTACATTATGAATAAGCAACAAGACAAAAACTTAAGTCTTGCATTGCAGAATTTAAAGATAGATAAACAAGCATCAGACCAAGGTACTATAGAGCTTTATGAGAAGAAGGAAATTAAGAAAGAAGATGTTTTAAAAATCATAAACTCGCAAAGTGGAAACGGTAGCTGGGCAGATATCAATTATAAAGACGAAAAACGTGGCGGTTGGGAGCCCAAACTACATGGCGATAGGGTGTTATTATTAACAAAAGCTTATAAGAATCCATCGTCAGCGTTTTATAATAAAAAAGAAATTTCTACAGCTATACATAAAGCATTACAGTTTTGGTTTCTTACAAAGCCAGTATGCTTAAATTGGTGGTATAATGAAATTGGCTTGCCGCGTACATTGGGCCCTGCCTTTGTTATGCTTAAAAATGAATTATCTGCCGAAGAATTGCAAGGTGCTATAGAAGTGATGAATAATGCTGGTTTTAGAATGACAGGGCAAAATAAGGTATGGCTAGCCGGAAATGTTTTATTCAAATCTATTTTATTAAATGATGCGCAATTGGCCCAACAAGCCAGAGATACCATTGTTTCTGAAATTGTGCTTACTAATGTAGAAGGTATTAAGCCCGATTATAGCTTTCATCAACACGGGCCACAACAGCAATTTGGCAACTATGGCTTATCTTTTTTTATTGGGATGTCTATGTGGGGGCGTGTTTTTAACCAAACGCCTTTAGCTTTTAATCCAGAGCAGGTAGGTATTTTAAGAAATTTATTTTCTGAGGCTTATAACTGGCTATCTTGGAAAGCCCAGTTTGATGTAAACTCTTTAGGAAGACAGTTTTTTAAAAATGCTTTAAAGAATAAGGCATTAGGAGTAGGCTTTGTTGTGGCAGATATGATGTTGATAGATCCACAGCATCAACAACTTTATGCAGCTTACATTCAAAGAAATTTTGGTAAAACTACAGAAGCAAACGCTTTAGAAGGGCATCAGCACTTTTGGTATTCTGATTTTACCATCCATAGAAATAAGGATTGGTTTTCATCGCTTAAAATGTCTTCTAACCGTGTTATAGGTGGCGAGGCTGGCAATAATGAAAATCTTAAAGGCTATTATTTGGCCGATGGCGCCCACTATATTATGGTAGACGGTACCGAGTATGATGATATTTTCCCGCTTTTAGATTGGAGAAAGCTACCGGGTGTTACCTGTTACGATGCTAAAGAAGCACTTCCTTTATTAACTTTTAAGGGCTACCAAAACCCTTCTGATTTTGTAGGAGGCTTATCTCATGCAAATGAAGGGATATCTGTTTTTTCTTTAGATAGAGATGGTTTAAAAGCTAAAAAAGCATGGTTTTATACCAAAGATGGTGTTATTGCTTTAGGTGCCGATATTCAATCAGGTAATGCTAATGCAGTTACCAGTACCATCAATCAAACTTACTTAAACGGTAAGGTTTATGTAAAAGCTAAGCAGCTTGAAGAAGTATCAAAAAGTAAGAATTTAAATCATGTAGATTGGGTTTATCACCACAAAATAGCGTATCATAACCTAGGCAAATTGCCATTATCTTTAAAAATAGAAGAACAAAAGGGTAGTTGGGGAGAAATTGCTAAAGTTTACAATACAGATAAGTTACAGACAGATATGTTTACCTTATTTGTAAATCATGGTAAACAGCCTAAAGCTGCTAGTTATGCATATTTTATCCAACCTGCGGTTAGCTTAAAAGAAGTTAAAAGCTATAAGCCCAATTTTAAAGTTTTAGAAAACAGTACTAAGGCACAAATCATAAACTTTAGCAAGGATGATAAATTTGCTTTTGTGATTTATCAGCCTTATACTTTTTCTCATCCTAAATTAGGAAACATCAAGTTTGAGCAAGCGGGTTTATACTTGCTGGCTAAAGAAAATGCTAAATGGAACATCACCGTTGCAGACCCAACACAAAAACTATCAGAAATAACGTTTCAATTAAAGAATCAAACACATCAAATAGCTTTACCTAAGGGGCAAGCTTTGGGTAAATCAATAAACTATCTCATTCCTTAA
- a CDS encoding glycoside hydrolase family 43 protein produces the protein MICLLCMQQLYAQQEKVLKNPILEGYYPDPSICRVNDDYYLVCSTNEYFPGLPIFHSKDLAHWQQIGHALDRPDQIRLDSVNPSGGIFAPTIRYHQGLYYILCTRAGGDPVKRNFVITATNPAGPWSNPYWLEDAPGIDPSLFFDDDGRVWYTGNKTPNKERYFKQREIWLQEFDTKSMKLKGPVTLLLDEGATREARNIEAPHIYKVNGYYYLIIAEGGTDFNHAVTVFRSKNIQGPYEIGAKNPIITSRHLGNHYPIQNIGHADFVETQNGEWYTVLLGTRPYGGKGLANLARETFIAPLIWEDGWPVVAPGEGKVLPQFLFPNLPEFKVAKPSVRDDFNSDKLGFQWNLIRTPSANLYSLTKKPGTLRLYLKPENITEKANPAFIGRRQQHINFAASTFMQFNPKNKETAGLVVYQNPTHHFKLEYLLQNGKKVLRLTQVKAGVVEILAEKAIDAKQLFLKVSAQGQAYAFHFATKENDWNLLLGNVEGTMLNRATAGGFTGVYLAMYASSNGAKTTNYADFAWFDYQELNK, from the coding sequence ATGATTTGCTTATTATGCATGCAACAGCTTTACGCACAACAAGAAAAAGTACTTAAAAACCCTATTTTAGAAGGTTATTATCCAGACCCTAGTATTTGCCGTGTAAATGATGATTATTATTTGGTTTGTTCTACCAACGAGTATTTCCCGGGTTTACCCATTTTTCATAGTAAAGATTTAGCCCATTGGCAGCAAATTGGTCATGCTTTAGATAGGCCAGATCAAATAAGATTAGACAGCGTGAATCCATCAGGAGGGATTTTTGCGCCTACCATCAGGTATCATCAAGGTTTGTATTACATTTTGTGTACCAGGGCAGGTGGTGATCCTGTAAAAAGAAATTTCGTTATAACGGCAACAAATCCTGCTGGCCCATGGAGCAACCCTTACTGGTTAGAAGATGCGCCCGGTATAGACCCCTCTTTGTTTTTTGATGATGATGGAAGAGTTTGGTATACAGGAAATAAAACCCCCAATAAGGAACGCTATTTTAAGCAAAGAGAAATTTGGTTGCAAGAGTTTGATACCAAAAGCATGAAATTAAAAGGCCCTGTTACGCTCTTGCTTGATGAAGGCGCAACCAGAGAAGCCCGTAACATAGAAGCGCCACACATTTACAAAGTAAACGGTTATTACTACCTCATTATAGCAGAAGGAGGCACAGATTTTAACCATGCCGTTACAGTTTTTAGGAGTAAAAATATTCAAGGGCCTTATGAAATTGGTGCTAAAAACCCCATCATCACCAGCAGGCATTTAGGTAACCATTATCCTATACAAAACATTGGTCATGCAGATTTTGTAGAAACTCAAAATGGCGAATGGTATACCGTTTTATTAGGAACCAGACCCTATGGCGGAAAAGGCTTGGCCAATTTAGCCAGAGAAACTTTTATAGCTCCATTAATTTGGGAGGATGGTTGGCCAGTGGTAGCCCCAGGCGAAGGTAAGGTGTTGCCTCAATTTCTTTTTCCTAATTTACCAGAATTTAAGGTGGCTAAACCCAGTGTAAGAGATGATTTTAATAGCGATAAATTGGGCTTTCAATGGAATTTAATCAGAACCCCATCGGCAAACTTATATTCTTTAACCAAAAAACCTGGTACTTTAAGGTTATATCTAAAACCAGAAAATATTACAGAAAAAGCTAATCCGGCTTTTATAGGTCGTAGGCAACAGCATATCAATTTTGCGGCAAGCACATTCATGCAGTTTAATCCTAAAAATAAGGAAACGGCAGGCTTAGTTGTTTATCAAAATCCAACGCATCATTTTAAATTAGAGTATCTCTTACAGAACGGAAAAAAGGTGCTGCGCTTAACTCAGGTAAAAGCAGGCGTGGTAGAAATATTGGCCGAGAAAGCTATTGATGCTAAGCAATTATTTTTAAAAGTATCTGCCCAAGGGCAAGCTTATGCTTTTCATTTTGCAACAAAAGAAAACGATTGGAATTTATTGTTAGGAAATGTTGAAGGCACTATGCTTAACAGAGCTACAGCAGGCGGCTTTACCGGTGTTTACCTGGCTATGTATGCCAGTAGTAATGGCGCTAAAACCACTAATTATGCAGATTTTGCTTGGTTTGATTATCAAGAATTAAACAAATAA